One window of Gammaproteobacteria bacterium genomic DNA carries:
- a CDS encoding SprT family zinc-dependent metalloprotease, which produces MSKLLVTDTTKYFKQTLQYGEERIPYQVFFIPGSKRKIKVDILPTGTVHVFAPETADFALIKAAVNKRARWIYNHLRKIQQRHNHVLPREYVSGESHYYLGRRYVLKVFKVKNIEPNVKLFRGQLQVRVKSRNPEAIKSLLNGWYREHAEQVFARRIDDLVAKISWLKTTPTWKMRVMKKQWGSCSAKGVLTLNPLLVKAPRDCIDYVIVHEICHIKEHNHSPKYYKLLKRLLPNWEETKSRLDGMSEYLLVE; this is translated from the coding sequence GTGAGTAAGTTGCTGGTTACTGACACAACAAAATATTTCAAACAAACCCTGCAATACGGTGAGGAACGAATCCCCTATCAGGTGTTCTTTATCCCGGGCAGCAAACGCAAAATCAAGGTTGATATCCTGCCCACCGGGACAGTGCATGTGTTTGCACCTGAAACAGCCGACTTTGCCCTCATCAAGGCGGCAGTGAATAAACGCGCCCGGTGGATCTATAACCATCTTCGCAAAATTCAACAACGCCATAACCATGTCCTGCCAAGGGAATACGTGAGCGGTGAAAGTCACTATTACCTGGGGCGGCGATACGTATTAAAAGTCTTCAAAGTCAAAAATATTGAACCCAATGTGAAACTGTTTCGCGGTCAATTACAAGTGCGGGTTAAATCACGCAACCCCGAGGCAATTAAATCCTTACTCAATGGCTGGTATCGAGAACATGCCGAACAGGTGTTCGCGCGCAGAATCGATGACCTCGTAGCGAAGATCAGTTGGTTAAAAACCACCCCCACCTGGAAAATGCGGGTCATGAAAAAGCAATGGGGAAGCTGCTCGGCAAAAGGCGTATTGACGCTGAACCCGCTCCTGGTCAAAGCGCCCCGGGATTGCATCGACTATGTAATTGTTCATGAGATCTGCCACATCAAGGAACACAACCACAGTCCAAAATACTACAAACTATTGAAGAGGCTGTTGCCAAACTGGGAGGAGACCAAATCCCGCCTGGACGGAATGTCTGAATATTTACTGGTGGAATAA